The following coding sequences lie in one Peromyscus maniculatus bairdii isolate BWxNUB_F1_BW_parent chromosome 3, HU_Pman_BW_mat_3.1, whole genome shotgun sequence genomic window:
- the Cpa1 gene encoding carboxypeptidase A1, whose protein sequence is MWKLLILSVLLEAVFGNENFVGHQVLRISAADEAQVQKVKELEDLEHLQLDFWRDPVRPGIPIDVRVPFTSIQSVKVFLESHGINYEIMIEDIQTLLDEEQKQMSAFQARALSTKTFNYATYHTLDEIYEFMDLLVTENPQLVSKIQIGNTFEGRPIYVLKFSTGGTNRPAIWIDTGIHSREWVTQASGVWFAKKITEDYGQDAAFTAILDNMDIFLEIVTNPDGFAYTHKTNRMWRKTRSRTQGSLCVGADPNRNWDAGFGLAGASSNPCSDTYHGKFANSEVEVKSIVDFVTSHGNIKAFISIHSYSQLLLYPYGYTSEPAPDKEELDQLAKSAVTALTSLYGTKYKYGSIIDTIYQASGSTVDWTYSQGIKYSFTFELRDTGLRGFLLPASQIIPTAEETWLALLTIMDHTFKHPY, encoded by the exons ATGTGGAAGCTGCTGATTTTGAGTGTGCTGTTGGAGGCAGTCTTTGGAAATGAGAACTTTGTGGG GCACCAGGTTCTCCGAATCTCTGCAGCCGATGAAGCCCAGGTGCAGAAAGTGAAGGAGCTGGAGGATTTGGAGCATCTGCAG TTGGACTTCTGGCGAGATCCTGTCCGGCCTGGAATCCCCATCGATGTCCGAGTGCCCTTCACCAGTATCCAGTCTGTCAAAGTCTTCCTGGAATCTCACGGTATCAACTATGAGATCATGATTGAAGACATTCAGACACTGCTGGATGAGGAACAGAAGCAGATGTCTGCCTTCCAGGCCAGGGCCCTGTCCACCAAAACCTTCAATTATGCCACCTATCATACCCTGGATGAG ATCTATGAATTCATGGACTTGCTGGTGACAGAGAACCCACAGCTTGTAAGCAAGATCCAGATCGGCAACACTTTTGAAGGTCGCCCCATTTATGTACTGAAG TTCAGCACTGGAGGGACCAACCGCCCAGCCATCTGGATTGACACTGGCATCCATTCCCGGGAATGGGTCACCCAGGCCAGCGGCGTCTGGTTCGCAAAAAAG ATCACTGAAGACTACGGCCAAGACGCGGCTTTCACAGCCATTCTTGACAACATGGACATCTTCCTGGAGATTGTCACCAACCCTGATGGTTTTGCCTACACGCACAAAACG aaTCGCATGTGGCGCAAGACTCGATCACGCACACAGGGCTCGCTCTGTGTTGGGGCGGACCCCAACAGGAACTGGGACGCTGGCTTTGGCC TCGCCGGCGCTAGCAGCAACCCCTGCTCAGACACTTACCATGGCAAGTTTGCCAACTCTGAAGTAGAGGTCAAGTCCATCGTGGACTTTGTGACAAGCCATGGAAACATCAAGGCCTTCATCTCCATCCACAgctactctcagctccttctctaccCCTACGGCTACACGTCAGAACCAGCCCCCGACAAGGAAGAGCTG GATCAGCTAGCTAAGTCTGCTGTGACGGCCTTGACATCTCTGTATGGGACCAAGTACAAGTATGGCAGCATCATCGATACAATCT ATCAAGCCAGTGGGAGCACTGTTGACTGGACCTACAGCCAGGGCATCAAGTATTCTTTCACTTTTGAGTTGCGGGACACTGGGCTCCGAGGCTTCTTGCTGCCTGCCTCCCAGATCATCCCCACAGCTGAGGAGACATGGCTGGCCCTTCTAACCATCATGGACCACACCTTCAAACACCCATACTAA